attaattatttcctTGTCTtacatacaaaattaaaaataaacaaaataaataaaaaatgtattaatgactcttgaaaaagtttatttgaaacataatttagttgaaattaatatccttaattattataagttttattttacattgataatattttatttaaaacttgcatttagtatttttttaataaaacttttttgttgtctaacataaacaattaaaaataaaaataaattaaaattgattaagtCTTCGTGTCACGACATGAgaggcaaataaaataatcgaTAACTAAGCTGTGGATGGCAATGCTCACCACTAACGAAACGGGGTGTTCACAACATTCGagtaaagaaaattaatttgaaatttacgAAAATGCCCGAAAGCGACGTGACCAAAATGAAGGTAAGAAAAGGGACTATATAATTCAGATGCCCATGAGTATAGCTGACTTTTCCAGGTGGCGGATTTGAAGCGTGAGCTGAAGCTACGTGGTCTTCCCTTGAACGGCAATAAGACGGAGCTGCAGGACCGCCTGCAGACCGCTCTACTGGAGGGAGATATTTCTCTGGAGGATTCGGCCATAGCGGATGCCATTGACGACGACGATGTGTCGCTGACGGACGAGGATGAGCACAAGCTGCTGGGCGACGAGAATGACGATGAGCTCCTAAAGAGTCCGGTTAGTACGCCCACAACCGTGGGCGTTCCTGACCTGCTGGCGGAGGATAAGACGGCAACGGGCTCAGAAGCTGCCATGCCCGCCAAGAAAATAGTGCTCAAGCGAAACAACTCGCAGCAGTGCACCGGAACGGCGGCCAGCACGGGGACACCGCCGTCCAAGGAGAATGAGGCACCAACTGCAGCTGCGGACGATTCCACCGAAGAGACTCCCACCAAGAAGCACAAGCCCATTGTGGTTGGTCCAAAAACTGAAGATGATAAGATATCCGGAGACAAGAAGCTCAACCAGTTGACCGCCCAAGAGCGATTGGAATTGCGGGCCAAGAAGTTCGGCATTACGCCAGTCGCTGCTCCAACGGTGGCCACCACAGCGTCCACAGTGGCCGCAGCCATCAACAAATCCTCGAGCGCCTCCATAACGGCCAACAAGGGCAACAAGGAGACGGAGGAGCAGCAAAAGGAGGCTCTCAAAAGACGCGCCGAACGATTTGGCTGCGTAGTGCCCGATAAAGCACCAAAAGCGGTGGTCGATGAAAAGCTACAGAAGCGGAAGGAGCGCTTCGGTGCAGGAGTAGCAGCAGATGCAACGGAAACCACCTCGGCGGCCACATCGGAATCAAAGGACGCCTGGTCAGAGAAGGCACGGGCACGATTGGAAAGATTTAAAACCGCTCCGGCCGCCGCAGCCACCAAATAAGATCACACAAAACTAATTACTTAGGCAAGCAAATACATTTGTAAATCCCTTCTATAATAGGAAGATTATGCATTCATACAACAAACCGTAAAGCCACCAATGCTTGTAGCAATTAAGGATCAATTCAATAAACATACATCTCAACATGTCCAGACATCTTCAGGTGTTTACATagttttattggtttttaattcaGTGACTTAAAAATAACTTGAATCGCGTCT
This genomic window from Drosophila gunungcola strain Sukarami chromosome 3R, Dgunungcola_SK_2, whole genome shotgun sequence contains:
- the LOC128257039 gene encoding uncharacterized protein LOC128257039; translated protein: MPESDVTKMKVADLKRELKLRGLPLNGNKTELQDRLQTALLEGDISLEDSAIADAIDDDDVSLTDEDEHKLLGDENDDELLKSPVSTPTTVGVPDLLAEDKTATGSEAAMPAKKIVLKRNNSQQCTGTAASTGTPPSKENEAPTAAADDSTEETPTKKHKPIVVGPKTEDDKISGDKKLNQLTAQERLELRAKKFGITPVAAPTVATTASTVAAAINKSSSASITANKGNKETEEQQKEALKRRAERFGCVVPDKAPKAVVDEKLQKRKERFGAGVAADATETTSAATSESKDAWSEKARARLERFKTAPAAAATK